The sequence below is a genomic window from Mugil cephalus isolate CIBA_MC_2020 chromosome 14, CIBA_Mcephalus_1.1, whole genome shotgun sequence.
TAATGTTTCCTCGACACAGGCTCTTGAGTGTACAAATGGagcaataattaaataataggCTAAGATGTgaacacaaaagaacaaaattgCCGCAAACTCAATAGAGTCCATAAAGGTTTTGATTTAGCCTCTATATCACAATTGGCTCATCCAAGGTTCCCTGATTGTTAACGCAACAAACGTTTTATTTAGAAGGCAAACGACTCCCTGTTTTAGTCCGGGTAAATCTTTGTAACTTGATTTTCTCTAGTTCACctgaaggaggagaggtgggAAGAAGAGTGATGCCAGAGGAAGGTGATGTCAGCTCCACtggcatttcactttcacttttagcCTCACACCTACCCCAAAATCTGCGTGTTTGTAGTGGGACAGGTCTACATTTATAGACTACTTTTCTATATATAGAGTCCCAAACCCTTCGCAGTTTAGGAGGAATGAGGCAGCCAGTCAGCAGACTGGACGTCATTACCTGTCGgaaaaatcagaaaatattGTCTTTAAAATTATTTCTGGATTCTCTAACATAGTTAAGATAGCATTGAGTCCAAATTAAGCagcaaattaattcatttagtgAACCGTTTACATTTGAACTATTAATTGTAATGTACTGTTGAATGCAGTTAAATCACTGTCATTCTGTAGCACTTCGCTGGTTCTGACAAAGAGGCTTCCTCCTAACCGACAGTACGACACTTTCACGCAATACGCGTTACAACACGACAGTCTGTCGTTGGCTGTTACCAAGGTTGCAGAATATTACGCACGGCGATTGGCCGCTACGTAGCCGTAAAGCGTTTCGGCAACGTAGCTGTCGTAGTGTCGGTGGCTAACAGTAAACAGCGATAATTTCATAAAGAGGTTCGCGTAATTGCAGCCATCCGTATTGATTATTGGTTATTTACTAACGGGTCATCATAATGGCTGAAAAATTTGACAACCTGGAGGAGCACCTGGAGAAATTTATCGAGAATATTCGACAGTTGGGAATCATCGTTAGCGATTTCCAGCCTAGCAGCCAGGCAGGACTTAACCAAAAACTGTGAGTCATGTTTTACTTAAGTCGTAGTAACGACATTATTCCAACAACGATCTAACCCGGTATGTTGATTTTTATCATCAGAAATTTCATGATATCTGGTCTGCAAGACATCGAGAAGTGCCGCCAGCAGCTTCACGAGATCAACGTACCACTGGAGGTGTTCGAGTGAGTCCATCCGCTGTTAGCTTACAACGCTTCATCTACCACTGGATTTTCTTTATGTCTCTGCCATTGCTGTGTTATTATGCGCACAATTCTAGTCCGCGGACATGAAAAGCATTCATGGCGTTTAATTGCTGAAGCCACGCCGAAATCCGTTCGGAAAtctttgaatttaaaattgCCGTCACCTGTCGGCACTGCTgctactgttgcatgttttatATCAATGTTAATCTGGAATATTAAGAGCCACTTTAACCTTCGGCATGCTTACactttacaaatatattttaagcGTTGTGTTTTGTGCCACTCTCCACAGTAAACTGTACTCAGTTGTAGATAAATTGAATTTACAGCAAATCTAAACTTACGAGCATTTGCCAAGAAGGTTCATTATATGTACTTCATAGCTTCATCATGTCATGGTCTGACATTATACCCTCACTTTACAGTTACATTGATCAAGGTCGAAACCCTCAGCTATACACGAAGGAATGCCTGGAAAGAGCCTTGGCGAGGAACGAGCAGGTCAAAGGGAAGATAGACACTATGACGGTAAGAGATATTGTCAGGGGCACCGATAATCCCCACTGATGACTGCACAAGAATAAATGCAGCTGTCAAAATATTTCACTCATTTAATACACATAAGCATATTTAGAGTTCCTGTTAAGATAAGCAGGTCTCTTTCATTATACAAATAACATGCATTGACGTAGATCTCCGTATTAAAAGGACCTTGTTTGCTCATGATAAATTAAATGCCCTTAAGGCACAGcaatgacatttttaaacaaaaatcatATCGGTTAATATTTATCCCAAATTCAGTTGTGTCTCTGCGTCTATGTAATGTCCTTGCCCTAAAACAAGTTCTGCATAAAGTGATAAACTTGGCTAATCATTATTAAAGCCTCTTCTGCTGTTGTACTCTTGTCTATTACAGAAATTCAAGAGCCTTTTAATTTCCGAGCTAGGCAAAGTGTTTCCAGAGGAGATGGCCAAGTATAAGGCTATACATGGAGAAGATGCCCCCTCCTAGTGACTGTCGCACTGTGACCATTCATCTTTAACCTGTGAAAGTGGCAGCCTGGACTGAGTTTGATCAAGCAGAATCCTCTGTGGCCATCAGCAGCACGTGATAATAAACTATTGTCAATTGTCATAAATGTTGTGATGCTGATCGCGAAGGAGGAGCTTTTATTTCCACACCTGGACTCAGCAGGTCTTCTGCTTTCTGTACATGTAAAGAATTACGAATTGACAGCAAGTTGTATTGAATTTTCTGGCTGGGTTGGTACGTTGGGAAAGggtacatgtttatttttattgtcccTGATGATACACGGACATTGAGTTTGCAGGAAAATATTTTTCCAACTTGTTGCTGTacaggttaaaaaacaaaacaaaaatgaagctGGAATTTAGCCCATCAGGTGTACATACTGTCTATTTATACTTGCCTACTTTTTTATAATGCTCCATAGTCATTGCGCAACATTTGTACCACACACAGTTCGTAACCTTTTGTATCAAGCTCAGGTTTCTAATCGCCATGATAAACTAAATGCAAATATTATTTGAAAGGAAAATGCGTGCCTGATCACTCAGTGCAGTCAGAAATGAGCCCCCTCTTTATTTGTAAGTTGTATAATGTTTGTTAATAAATGATTCTTTTGGACTGATATTgcattttggctgttttgtcATAAGCAACCTACATGTAGatttcttttagttttgctttggatagaaaattgaaaaataatggAGTTCCATTATTAtgacagtatttaaaaaataatagaatcaGGTACCTACAAAAGCTACTCCAGATCATACACCTGAATCTTTCAAGATGACATATTGAACTTCTATTTTACCTGGTGAATTCCTATTGaattcatatgtatatatatatatatatatatatatatatagatagatagatagatagatagatagatatatatcaTAGCAGCATCCATAGCAGACTTAAACCGGACAGACTTTATCACTCTGCTCCAGTGTCCTGGATAAAAGTGAGCCTGCCACACTGTAACACAgatctctctgtttttgttgacaGATGCTCTAGAAACAGGCAGAGCTGTACCATCCCAGAGATCACACCCCAAGCACGCCTCCTCCTGCTGGGGCTTAATCGCAGCATCACGCCCCTCTGACCCCACAGGCCAATCCTCTgtgacagaaggaaggaa
It includes:
- the med10 gene encoding mediator of RNA polymerase II transcription subunit 10, with protein sequence MAEKFDNLEEHLEKFIENIRQLGIIVSDFQPSSQAGLNQKLNFMISGLQDIEKCRQQLHEINVPLEVFDYIDQGRNPQLYTKECLERALARNEQVKGKIDTMTKFKSLLISELGKVFPEEMAKYKAIHGEDAPS